The following are encoded together in the Lactuca sativa cultivar Salinas chromosome 1, Lsat_Salinas_v11, whole genome shotgun sequence genome:
- the LOC111915764 gene encoding bifunctional nuclease 2 translates to MMSSLQGPVVCPSVQRKQGGIHAIPAINGSLTKAKGLRSGMWGFRGVYSHRIHIHNQSRSKTNSITCTFSSSSNGNGSMAESFNENDSDYVDSSVVEAVEVKSGPEGFMIKMRDGRHLRCAHNNPQGGHVPDYAPHPAIVLKMEDGTGILLPIIVLEMPSVLLMAAIRNVQIARPSMYQVVQEMVDKMGYKVKLVRVTKRIHEAYFARLYLTKVDDETDCLSFDLRPSDAINIAVRCKVPIQVNKFLAYSDGMKIVESAKPSLHGSSSSDGLIFKELDRPSGQPCVETKEFNLIRNMLIAAVEERYRDAAQWRDKLTKLRSKRNWA, encoded by the exons ATGATGAGTTCTCTACAAGGTCCAGTTGTTTGCCCTTCTGTCCAAAGGAAGCAAGGAGGGATTCATGCAATTCCTGCCATTAATGGGAGTTTGACAAAGGCTAAAGGTCTTAGAAGTGGGATGTGGGGATTCAGAGGTGTTTACAGTCATCGGATTCATATCCATAATCAATCAAGATCAAAGACCAATTCCATTACATGCACCTTCAGTTCATCCTCAAATGGCAATGGTAGCATGGCAGAGAGTTTCAATGAGAATGATTCTGATTATGTTGATTCCAGTGTAGTTGAAGCTG TTGAGGTGAAGAGTGGGCCAGAGGGGTTTATGATTAAGATGAGGGATGGGAGGCATCTAAGATGTGCACATAACAATCCTCAGGGTGGCCATGTCCCTGATTATGCTCCACATCCTGCAATTGTATTGAAGATGGAAGATGGAACAGGGATTTTACTTCCAATTATTGTTT TGGAGATGCCAAGTGTATTGCTCATGGCTGCAATCCGCAATGTTCAAATT GCTAGGCCAAGTATGTATCAAGTTGTGCAGGAAATGGTTGATAAAATGGGATATAAA GTGAAGCTTGTTCGAGTAACCAAGAGAATACACGAGGCATATTTTGCTCGGTTATATCTCACAAAG GTGGATGATGAAACAGATTGTCTTAGCTTCGACCTTCGTCCATCAGATGCCATCAATATCGCTGTGAGGTGCAAG GTCCCAATTCAGGTGAACAAGTTCTTGGCATATAGTGATGGGATGAAGATTGTTGAATCTGCAAAACCTTCACTTCATGGATCTTCTTCTTCAGATGGTTTGATATTTAAAGAACTCGATAG ACCAAGTGGTCAGCCTTGTGTGGAAACCAAGGAGTTTAATCTTATTCGGAATATGCTTATTGCTGCGGTCGAGGAACGTTACAGGGATGCTG CACAATGGAGGGATAAGCTCACTAAACTTCGATCCAAGAGGAACTGGGCATAA
- the LOC111915763 gene encoding phosphatidylinositol/phosphatidylcholine transfer protein SFH6 isoform X2, with product MRNVSTRTKLTLSPGTLCVFPPTATVETNLTGEIIGMSDGDEQFVPHHRWEGTSSYYECNEHNSDFEISGEEKRSKMGTLKKAAKNASSRIRHSLKKKSRKKNNHELSISIEDVRDPEEVNSVNNFRQILVAEEFLPPQFDDYFTMLRFLKARNFDIEKSKHMWVNMLQWRKAFGTDNIFEDFEFNELKEVLEHYPQGYHGVDKEGRPIYIELLGKSDPDKVMLVTTLERYVTYHVQEFEKTTSIRFPACSLAAHKRITSGTTILDVQGVGLKNLTRSALDVIRKLQQIDNDYYPETLGRMYIVNAGSGFKMIWKAIQNFLDPKTRSKIHVLGHKYKNTLLEVIDASELPEFLGGSCNCREQGGCLQSDKGPWQDHNILQLVSSGKAKCCVQEISTLSSEASTAESASEIEEIAHKGTKHNKDPILAPVYEEHEKDIPVDRVVDKRLKKEASHQEPVVIQGPQMATSTFHAHIWISLMFFLSIFAFVRSVGVSVSNLAMNTILLIRRPNIEAELSYLVQKVCELEGKFNNLQLKSEELPNDKVELLNATVCRVDALEAELISTKQALHEALMKQDELLAYVDGQKRVESRGRNFACKMACFK from the exons atgcGTAACGTCTCCACAAGGACCAAACTCACACTCTCACCGGGGACGTTGTGTGTTTTTCCACCGACGGCCACCGTGGAAACTAATCTTACCGGCGAAATTATCGGCATGTCTGACGGAGACGAACAATTTGTTCCTCATCATC GTTGGGAAGGAACCTCTAGTTATTATGAATGCAATGAACACAACTCAGACTTTGAAATCTCTGGAGAAGAAAAAAGAAGTAAAATGGGAACATTAAAGAAGGCAGCAAAGAATGCATCAAGTAGAATTCGACACTCTCTGAAGAAGAAAAGTAGgaagaaaaacaatcacgaacttTCCATTTCTATTGAAGATGTGCGTGATCCCGAAGAGGTAAATTCAGTAAATAATTTTCGACAAATCCTGGTAGCAGAAGAGTTTCTTCCTCCACAATTTGATGATTATTTCACAATGTTGAG GTTCTTAAAAGCCAGGAACTTTGATATTGAAAAATCAAAGCATATGTGGGTTAACATGCTTCAATGGAGGAAAGCATTTGGTACTGACAATATCTTTGAGGATTTTGAGTTCAATGAGCTGAAAGAAGTTCTGGAACACTATCCTCAAGGGTATCATGGTGTAGATAAAGAAGGAAGGcctatttatatagagttattagGAAAATCTGATCCAGATAAGGTTATGTTAGTGACAACATTGGAGAGATATGTAACGTATCACGTGCAGGAGTTTGAGAAGACTACTTCCATCAGGTTTCCTGCTTGCTCTTTAGCTGCACATAAACGTATCACTTCTGGGACTACAATTTTAGATGTTCAAGGCGTG GGTTTGAAGAACCTAACTAGGTCTGCTTTAGATGTTATCAGGAAGTTGCAGCAAATCGACAATGACTACTACCCTgag ACACTTGGTCGCATGTATATTGTCAACGCGGGTTCTGGATTTAAAATGATATGGAAAGCAATCCAAAACTTTCTTGATCCTAAAACTAGATCCAAAATTCAT GTTCTTGGCCATAAatataaaaacactttgcttgaAGTAATTGatgcaag TGAGTTGCCAGAGTTTCTGGGTGGAAGTTGTAATTGCAGAGAGCAAGGGGGTTGTCTGCAATCTGATAAAGGACCATGGCAAGACCACAACATATTGCAG CTGGTTTCTAGTGGCAAAGCAAAATGTTGTGTCCAAGAAATCTCAACATTAAGTAGCGAAGCATCAACAGCAGAATCAGCTTCTGAAATTGAAGAGATTGCTCATAAAGGTACAAAACACAATAAAGATCCAATATTGGCTCCTGTTTATGAAGAA CACGAAAAGGATATTCCAGTGGATAGAGTTGTGGACAAAAGATTAAAGAAAGAAGCTTCTCATCAAGAGCCAGTTGTAATTCAAGGCCCACAAATGGCTACATCAACATTTCATGCTCATATATGGATTTCACTCATGTTCTTTCTATCCATTTTTGCTTTTGTTCGATCAGTTGGAGTTTCAGTATCTAATTTAGCCATGAACACTATTCTTTTAATAAGAAGACCAAATATTGAGGCAGAATTATCATATCTTGTGCAAAAAGTTTGTGAGCTTGAGGGAAAATTTAACAATTTGCAGTTGAAATCAGAGGAGTTGCCTAATGATAAAGTGGAACTACTCAATGCTACTGTTTGTCGTGTAGATGCTTTAGAAGCTGAGTTAATTTCTACAAAACAG GCGTTACATGAAGCTCTAATGAAACAAGATGAACTTCTTGCTTATGTTGATGGACAGAAAAGAGTTGAGTCTCGG GGAAGAAACTTTGCTTGTAAGATGGCATGTTTCAAATAA
- the LOC111915763 gene encoding phosphatidylinositol/phosphatidylcholine transfer protein SFH6 isoform X1 — MRNVSTRTKLTLSPGTLCVFPPTATVETNLTGEIIGMSDGDEQFVPHHRWEGTSSYYECNEHNSDFEISGEEKRSKMGTLKKAAKNASSRIRHSLKKKSRKKNNHELSISIEDVRDPEEVNSVNNFRQILVAEEFLPPQFDDYFTMLRFLKARNFDIEKSKHMWVNMLQWRKAFGTDNIFEDFEFNELKEVLEHYPQGYHGVDKEGRPIYIELLGKSDPDKVMLVTTLERYVTYHVQEFEKTTSIRFPACSLAAHKRITSGTTILDVQGVGLKNLTRSALDVIRKLQQIDNDYYPETLGRMYIVNAGSGFKMIWKAIQNFLDPKTRSKIHVLGHKYKNTLLEVIDASELPEFLGGSCNCREQGGCLQSDKGPWQDHNILQLVSSGKAKCCVQEISTLSSEASTAESASEIEEIAHKGTKHNKDPILAPVYEEHEKDIPVDRVVDKRLKKEASHQEPVVIQGPQMATSTFHAHIWISLMFFLSIFAFVRSVGVSVSNLAMNTILLIRRPNIEAELSYLVQKVCELEGKFNNLQLKSEELPNDKVELLNATVCRVDALEAELISTKQALHEALMKQDELLAYVDGQKRVESRVCYTGHDDFILINDHLYS, encoded by the exons atgcGTAACGTCTCCACAAGGACCAAACTCACACTCTCACCGGGGACGTTGTGTGTTTTTCCACCGACGGCCACCGTGGAAACTAATCTTACCGGCGAAATTATCGGCATGTCTGACGGAGACGAACAATTTGTTCCTCATCATC GTTGGGAAGGAACCTCTAGTTATTATGAATGCAATGAACACAACTCAGACTTTGAAATCTCTGGAGAAGAAAAAAGAAGTAAAATGGGAACATTAAAGAAGGCAGCAAAGAATGCATCAAGTAGAATTCGACACTCTCTGAAGAAGAAAAGTAGgaagaaaaacaatcacgaacttTCCATTTCTATTGAAGATGTGCGTGATCCCGAAGAGGTAAATTCAGTAAATAATTTTCGACAAATCCTGGTAGCAGAAGAGTTTCTTCCTCCACAATTTGATGATTATTTCACAATGTTGAG GTTCTTAAAAGCCAGGAACTTTGATATTGAAAAATCAAAGCATATGTGGGTTAACATGCTTCAATGGAGGAAAGCATTTGGTACTGACAATATCTTTGAGGATTTTGAGTTCAATGAGCTGAAAGAAGTTCTGGAACACTATCCTCAAGGGTATCATGGTGTAGATAAAGAAGGAAGGcctatttatatagagttattagGAAAATCTGATCCAGATAAGGTTATGTTAGTGACAACATTGGAGAGATATGTAACGTATCACGTGCAGGAGTTTGAGAAGACTACTTCCATCAGGTTTCCTGCTTGCTCTTTAGCTGCACATAAACGTATCACTTCTGGGACTACAATTTTAGATGTTCAAGGCGTG GGTTTGAAGAACCTAACTAGGTCTGCTTTAGATGTTATCAGGAAGTTGCAGCAAATCGACAATGACTACTACCCTgag ACACTTGGTCGCATGTATATTGTCAACGCGGGTTCTGGATTTAAAATGATATGGAAAGCAATCCAAAACTTTCTTGATCCTAAAACTAGATCCAAAATTCAT GTTCTTGGCCATAAatataaaaacactttgcttgaAGTAATTGatgcaag TGAGTTGCCAGAGTTTCTGGGTGGAAGTTGTAATTGCAGAGAGCAAGGGGGTTGTCTGCAATCTGATAAAGGACCATGGCAAGACCACAACATATTGCAG CTGGTTTCTAGTGGCAAAGCAAAATGTTGTGTCCAAGAAATCTCAACATTAAGTAGCGAAGCATCAACAGCAGAATCAGCTTCTGAAATTGAAGAGATTGCTCATAAAGGTACAAAACACAATAAAGATCCAATATTGGCTCCTGTTTATGAAGAA CACGAAAAGGATATTCCAGTGGATAGAGTTGTGGACAAAAGATTAAAGAAAGAAGCTTCTCATCAAGAGCCAGTTGTAATTCAAGGCCCACAAATGGCTACATCAACATTTCATGCTCATATATGGATTTCACTCATGTTCTTTCTATCCATTTTTGCTTTTGTTCGATCAGTTGGAGTTTCAGTATCTAATTTAGCCATGAACACTATTCTTTTAATAAGAAGACCAAATATTGAGGCAGAATTATCATATCTTGTGCAAAAAGTTTGTGAGCTTGAGGGAAAATTTAACAATTTGCAGTTGAAATCAGAGGAGTTGCCTAATGATAAAGTGGAACTACTCAATGCTACTGTTTGTCGTGTAGATGCTTTAGAAGCTGAGTTAATTTCTACAAAACAG GCGTTACATGAAGCTCTAATGAAACAAGATGAACTTCTTGCTTATGTTGATGGACAGAAAAGAGTTGAGTCTCGGGTATGTTACACAGGACATGATGATTTTATACTGATAAATGACCATTTATATTCTTAA
- the LOC111915765 gene encoding histone H1, giving the protein MATEEPIVATEEPIVATEVIDAAETVAAEDKPSGEAAEVQPKKALAKRKPRNPSLHPPYFEMIKDAIVTLKEKTGSSQQAITKFIEGKQKNLPANFKKSLLTQLKKFVAAGKLVKVKASYKLSAKAAPAKKAPATKPKAAAKTKPAVKKAPAKKKVAAKPKPVVKAKTIAKPKAAAKPKPASKAKTAAKPKPATKVAAKPAAKPKAVKAKTKTPTKSAKVAKTSKKSTPGKKSVAAPRKAATATRKAKK; this is encoded by the exons ATGGCGACAGAAGAACCAATCGTGGCAACGGAAGAGCCAATTGTGGCGACAGAGGTGATCGATGCGGCTGAGACTGTCGCAGCGGAAGACAAACCTTCCGGTGAAGCAGCTGAAGTACAACCAAAGAAAGCATTGGCCAAGCGTAAACCTAGAAATCCTTCTCTGCATCCTCCTTACTTCGAG ATGATCAAGGATGCGATCGTTACATTGAAGGAGAAGACTGGTTCGAGCCAGCAAGCGATCACAAAGTTTATCGAAGGGAAGCAAAAGAATCTTCCAGCGAATTTTAAGAAAAGCTTGTTAACTCAATTGAAGAAATTCGTCGCCGCTGGTAAGCTCGTTAAGGTCAAAGCTTCATACAAGCTATCGGCTAAAGCTGCTCCGGCGAAGAAGGCGCCTGCTACTAAGCCCAAGGCAGCCGCCAAAACTAAGCCAGCTGTTAAAAAAGCACCAGCAAAGAAAAAGGTCGCCGCCAAGCCTAAGCCGGTTGTCAAGGCTAAAACCATAGCAAAGCCAAAAGCAGCTGCAAAGCCTAAACCGGCATCAAAAGCAAAAACAGCCGCCAAGCCTAAGCCGGCCACTAAAGTTGCAGCGAAGCCAGCTGCAAAACCTAAAGCAGTTAAGGCTAAAACAAAAACGCCTACAAAGTCTGCGAAGGTGGCAAAAACGTCGAAGAAATCCACTCCGGGAAAGAAATCCGTTGCAGCTCCGAGGAAGGCAGCGACGGCGACGAGGAAGGCGAAGAAGTAG